A genomic region of Carbonactinospora thermoautotrophica contains the following coding sequences:
- a CDS encoding IS982 family transposase gives MTTSLDTLATALYVKIDDLLKAAPQLAPWRPKAGIPPKLSDAELVTLAVMQALLGFTSEARWLRYTHAHLRHLFCYLPRQSGYDKRLRAAASLVGHAIRALACDTAVWTDDVWVVGSTPVECGRSRETVKRSALAGWAQYGYCASHSRYFWGLRLHLVRTPRGLPVAYALTGAKADEREVLLDILTTDPDLVATRRGQTLIADKHYYGREFERILAGLGLRLLRPARRGEPGRAGARLFKPLRQLIESVNATVKGQLDLERHGGRTPEGVIARVLQRILALAAAIWHNHHNGQPTLRSLIAYDS, from the coding sequence GTGACGACCTCCCTGGACACCCTCGCCACCGCACTCTACGTGAAGATCGATGACCTGTTGAAGGCAGCGCCGCAGCTGGCCCCGTGGCGGCCGAAGGCCGGCATCCCGCCCAAGCTGAGCGACGCCGAACTGGTCACCCTCGCGGTCATGCAGGCCCTGCTCGGCTTCACCTCCGAGGCCCGCTGGCTGCGCTACACCCACGCCCACCTGCGGCACCTGTTCTGCTACCTGCCCCGGCAGTCCGGCTACGACAAGCGGCTGCGCGCCGCGGCCTCGCTGGTCGGGCACGCGATCCGGGCCCTGGCCTGCGACACCGCCGTGTGGACCGACGACGTGTGGGTGGTCGGCTCCACCCCCGTCGAATGCGGGCGCTCGCGGGAGACCGTCAAACGCTCGGCGTTGGCCGGGTGGGCGCAGTACGGGTACTGCGCCAGCCACTCGCGCTACTTTTGGGGGCTGCGGCTGCACCTGGTGCGCACCCCGCGCGGGCTGCCGGTCGCCTACGCGTTGACCGGGGCCAAGGCCGACGAGCGCGAGGTGTTGCTCGACATCCTCACCACCGACCCGGACCTGGTGGCCACCCGCCGCGGGCAGACCCTCATCGCGGACAAGCACTACTACGGGCGGGAGTTCGAACGCATCCTGGCCGGGCTCGGCCTGCGGCTGCTGCGGCCGGCCCGCAGGGGCGAGCCCGGACGGGCCGGCGCCCGGCTGTTCAAGCCCCTGCGGCAGCTGATCGAGTCGGTCAACGCCACCGTCAAGGGACAACTCGACCTCGAGCGGCACGGTGGTCGCACACCCGAGGGCGTCATCGCCCGGGTCCTGCAGCGGATCCTCGCCCTGGCCGCC